In Spirosoma aureum, a single genomic region encodes these proteins:
- a CDS encoding S8 family peptidase, whose protein sequence is MKNSYGYLVTKALPLAILASLALASCQPVEPEAPVSANGSNANARLTADKDFVDGELLLQFVEGTTDDEKQKAFDKVKGQPVEKILTKVMERAGKHEGVLLIKVNKNVMEAIAELENTSGVEFAEPNFIYEHTATSTDPLFTNGSLWGMYGPSTTPANQYGSNAAAAWAAGSTGSTSVHIGIIDEGIQLTHPDLSGQVWVNPNDGVDGVDNDGNGYKDDTNGWDFANNDNTIYDGGSRGTLDDHGTHVSGTIGGKANTIGVVGVNWNVRLISAKFLGRKGGTTANAIKAVDYLTNLKSRGINVVASNNSWGGGGYSQALYDAISRANDAGIMFIAAAGNSGTNNDTSPSYPSNYNLPNVIAVAAIDQNGGLASFSQYGANTVDIGAPGVGIYSTTAFDTYSSYNGTSMATPHVTGAVALYASTHPGASVAQIRNAILSSAVPTASLSGKTVTGGRLNVFSALSK, encoded by the coding sequence ATGAAAAACTCCTACGGGTATTTAGTAACAAAGGCTTTACCTCTGGCGATTCTGGCTTCACTTGCATTGGCTAGCTGCCAGCCAGTAGAACCGGAAGCTCCTGTTTCGGCCAACGGATCTAACGCCAACGCCAGGCTGACCGCCGATAAAGATTTCGTTGATGGCGAACTACTTCTTCAGTTCGTGGAAGGAACCACCGATGACGAAAAGCAAAAAGCATTCGATAAAGTGAAAGGCCAGCCAGTGGAAAAAATCCTTACAAAAGTCATGGAGCGCGCTGGTAAACATGAGGGTGTGTTATTGATCAAAGTCAATAAAAATGTGATGGAAGCCATCGCAGAGTTAGAAAATACGAGCGGGGTAGAGTTCGCGGAACCCAATTTTATATATGAGCATACGGCAACGTCAACAGATCCCCTGTTTACAAATGGGTCGTTGTGGGGTATGTATGGTCCATCGACCACTCCTGCCAACCAATACGGTAGTAATGCTGCTGCGGCCTGGGCAGCTGGCAGTACAGGGTCTACTTCTGTTCATATCGGGATAATCGATGAAGGTATCCAGCTTACTCACCCCGATTTGAGCGGCCAGGTCTGGGTCAATCCAAATGATGGAGTAGATGGGGTAGATAATGACGGCAATGGCTATAAGGATGATACCAATGGCTGGGACTTTGCCAATAATGATAACACAATCTACGATGGGGGTAGCAGAGGCACGTTAGATGACCATGGTACTCATGTGTCAGGAACCATCGGTGGTAAGGCAAACACGATAGGAGTGGTTGGCGTTAATTGGAACGTCAGGTTGATTTCGGCTAAGTTTTTGGGTCGTAAGGGAGGCACCACAGCCAACGCCATTAAAGCCGTCGATTATCTGACAAACTTAAAAAGTCGGGGCATTAACGTTGTAGCCAGTAACAATTCATGGGGTGGTGGCGGCTATTCACAGGCCCTGTATGATGCGATTAGCCGGGCCAATGATGCGGGTATAATGTTTATTGCAGCTGCTGGAAACAGTGGAACCAACAACGATACATCGCCTAGCTATCCATCGAATTACAACTTACCGAATGTTATTGCTGTAGCGGCCATTGATCAAAACGGAGGCCTGGCCAGTTTTTCGCAGTACGGGGCTAATACGGTTGACATCGGCGCACCTGGCGTTGGCATTTATTCAACAACGGCATTTGATACTTACTCGTCTTATAATGGAACATCTATGGCTACACCACATGTAACAGGAGCAGTTGCACTATATGCCTCAACGCATCCTGGCGCATCCGTAGCTCAGATTAGAAATGCAATTCTGTCAAGCGCAGTGCCAACAGCCTCCCTAAGTGGAAAAACCGTTACAGGCGGACGTTTAAATGTTTTTTCAGCTTTATCCAAATAA